One Stenotrophomonas sp. SAU14A_NAIMI4_5 DNA segment encodes these proteins:
- a CDS encoding DUF6624 domain-containing protein — MASIHAFRLAPALLALLLGTANGAYAADTGSFFDAVQRYGNDDFKGCADTLGAMYRNGASFPDGGELLLVECTAAAGDHPAAMAYAVAVLGQDRLPLDDLLHKDRPGLNALRAEPEWTQMLARAEATQKQRAALMDEPLRRELLDREARDQAAQHAAIAAGGADAFKDTAPVAKANAQWLKTVIAAKGWPTRSKVGRDGAKAAWLLVQHADQDPAFQAEVLPLIEHAARTGEADRADVALLTDRVLVAQGKPQRYGSQFVRGEDGVMRLRPTEDMPGLDARRSAMGLPSLAEYKAILAESYGTAVD; from the coding sequence ATGGCATCCATCCACGCATTCCGCCTGGCACCGGCACTGCTTGCGCTGCTGCTGGGCACGGCCAACGGCGCCTACGCCGCCGACACCGGCAGCTTTTTCGACGCAGTGCAGCGCTACGGCAACGACGACTTCAAGGGCTGCGCCGATACCCTCGGCGCGATGTATCGCAACGGGGCAAGCTTTCCCGACGGCGGCGAGCTGCTGCTGGTCGAATGCACCGCTGCCGCCGGCGACCATCCCGCGGCGATGGCCTACGCCGTCGCCGTGCTCGGCCAGGACCGCCTTCCCCTCGATGATCTGCTGCACAAGGATCGCCCCGGCCTGAATGCCCTGCGTGCCGAACCGGAATGGACGCAGATGCTGGCGCGCGCGGAAGCGACCCAGAAACAGCGTGCCGCGCTGATGGATGAACCCTTGCGCAGGGAACTGCTGGATCGCGAAGCCCGTGACCAGGCCGCGCAGCACGCCGCGATCGCGGCCGGGGGCGCCGATGCATTCAAAGACACCGCACCCGTGGCCAAGGCCAATGCGCAATGGTTGAAAACCGTGATTGCTGCGAAGGGCTGGCCGACGCGATCGAAGGTCGGTCGTGATGGCGCCAAGGCCGCATGGCTGCTGGTGCAGCACGCCGACCAGGATCCTGCCTTCCAGGCCGAGGTGCTGCCGTTGATCGAACACGCCGCCAGAACGGGTGAAGCCGACCGTGCCGACGTAGCCCTGCTCACCGACCGCGTGCTGGTGGCCCAGGGCAAGCCGCAGCGCTACGGCAGCCAGTTCGTGCGGGGCGAGGATGGTGTGATGCGCCTGCGCCCCACCGAAGACATGCCCGGCCTGGACGCGCGGCGCAGCGCGATGGGCCTGCCGTCACTGGCCGAGTACAAGGCCATCCTCGCCGAGAGTTATGGCACGGCGGTGGACTGA
- a CDS encoding sigma-70 family RNA polymerase sigma factor yields the protein MGRTQSIDIAEVLQAHWPLLARMAGGYAREPARRDDLLQEISIALWQALPRWRGEEGTLRAFIARVAHNRAMDALASEQRHRGSALDDHLPDPDADPQQQAARAQQQDTLLRAVQQLPLGLRQVVLLALEGFSQREIGQALALEENTVAQRLSRARRQLRERMGGTR from the coding sequence GTGGGCAGGACGCAGTCCATCGACATCGCAGAGGTGCTGCAGGCGCATTGGCCCCTGCTCGCACGCATGGCCGGCGGCTACGCGCGCGAGCCGGCGCGTCGCGACGATCTGCTGCAGGAGATCAGCATCGCCTTGTGGCAGGCGCTGCCACGCTGGCGTGGCGAGGAAGGCACGCTGCGCGCCTTCATCGCGCGGGTGGCGCACAACCGTGCGATGGATGCACTGGCCAGTGAGCAGCGCCATCGCGGCAGCGCGCTGGACGACCACCTTCCCGATCCCGATGCAGACCCTCAGCAGCAGGCCGCGCGCGCCCAGCAGCAGGACACCCTGCTGCGGGCGGTACAGCAGCTGCCATTGGGCCTGCGCCAGGTAGTGCTTCTTGCCCTGGAGGGCTTTTCGCAGCGCGAGATCGGCCAGGCACTGGCCCTTGAAGAGAACACCGTTGCCCAGCGCCTGAGCCGCGCACGCCGGCAACTACGTGAGCGGATGGGAGGCACCCGATGA